The DNA segment GTGGTTCACATAGTTCATGTAAGAGTCACAAATAAGCCTTTATCTGGTCTTGAATTAACAGGGAAAGGACGAGATTGAGGCTtctgtttgtatttttacCGTTTGCCTTATATCGCCACGTAGGTTTTTGATATTTAGGCTTGGGCAATCATTGGAATATCATAATCTAAGTTAAAGCGCCTATGACTGCTATAAGCCTTGAAGTCAATGATTCTAcggtttaaatttaatgagGACTGCTCCAATTATTTTACAACAACCAATGTCGGTCTAGGCATAGCTTAGCCACTAATGGGCTTGAATATATTTAACTCATTGGCTCAAACATTTATTATAAGATAGTCAGTTCTGCGTATGGTAGGATCGGTCCCCATACGGTTCTTTATGTCATAATTAGCTTGTTGTTAAGCCGTGCAAATTGACAGTTGTACTACGGGATCGCCCTCATTGCTATCTCATAGCTATTTACTGTTGACTTCCACTGTTGCGGTAGATTCAATGCAAATGGTAAAATATCTAAATGTATAATATGTTGTTGGAATAGTTCCAAAAACTCATTTTCTAACCAAACAATTATTCAAAGAATAACAATGGATATTGGACATGAAATTTAGACATTTTAAAATACGTGTCCCATTAATAAATGATGGTCTGTGTTCATACAATCGAACAAGATTATGAAGGTCAAATATGAATGtaaataataacagcaataaAGACCACGCATAACACCCATTTCTTCTGTTTATTTAAATTCGATGATTGATGAATGTAACGGGTTGTATTAAGTCAAAAGCCCAAAGCAGAAGCATTTCATCACGGGACATTCACACCACTGGCTTCAATCGCTCGACATAAAACCGCAAAGTCGGATGAAAGCTCCGAAAGGAACCATTTTATAGACAGATAAAAGGTTGTAAAGGATAGTAGAAATGACAAAAGCAGTGATTTATTCATGGGATTACATTGGTTGAATATCAGCTAAGCTAATGTTTGACTTAAAATGATCATCACCAGTTGAGTGTTGGGAAAGATACTCAGAAATGCAAAAGATACAGAATAGAATATCTAATGACCCAATGATGTACAatgacaataaaaaataagttaaataaGAATAGCTTCaacagtgtttgtttgtgaatgGCATCAGAGTATTTAGGCACTGGTTCTAACATTCATTTAGTTCAATTAATacaatcgaacaaaaaactcttaaatttttagatttttgaATTATGCTTTGCAAAATCATGGTAAACAGACATCAGTTTACTGTTTTAGCtactttttcgttgtttctcattagtcatttcgttttctttaCAGCGTATCTTTCGCCATTTCAGTGGCGTCGTagtttttaattcatttcgtATGTATTTTTTGATTGACTCTCTTGTAACGGTTTACAATAAGTTAGGGGAGCTAACGTTTTCAAACTGTAGTAATGTGGTTTGGTTATAATTGGGGCTTTTAATAAACTATTAAATTTTCGTATTTATCATTTGAAAATGATACTCTGTTTGCGCTATTACAATAAAATAGTTATAAGTATTGAAAAAACATGGTCCTTCCTGAACCCAttgctgtttttgttagtAAAAGAGTGCAGAGAAAATCAAATAATACCATATACTGATAGAGTTATTATGGCAACCAGTGTAATAATTCAACAATAAAATCTTACACCGCTCTACAAAAGCGGCTGAATGAACAGCAGGAAAGCGGAAGATTCAATGTCCTCGTATATATCTTCATTTGGTGCAGTGAAAAGTTATGTGCAATCGTTCCTTTGGCACTATATCGTACCATCGAACGAACCAGCTATTGGCATTCGGGTAACAGCTTATTGGTTTATATCTAGTATAGACCGTACGTCTGGCGATGTGCAGTAGACGCGAAACAGTATATAAAAAtcagaatgcatttttttttgctttttttttgctagcgCATCATGTCCAAAGCTCTGATAGCAACTGATGGCGACTGTGAAATCCCAAAGAGAATAGCTCATACTCAGCGCTTTCAGAGCAGAAAATGCAgaattgttgttgctttgttgagcttcaattttcatcaGCCTGCGATGAGATTTGTGACGTCGTTGTAGTTTTAGTCGAACGATCCCggaatgtttatttgttatcaAGTATTACGCTGGGGTTTACGCTTTTGGTTTCAAAATATCATTACGAATATAAAGAATGAACAGGATGTGATTTAGAGGTATACTATATTTCAGctagaaaaaatatattcttaTGATTGTGATTTTGAGTGCTTTTGATTTTACGTTTTTATGCACAGCAGCATTaagaatgtttatttttgttttttttttttaaattgtattcGATTGTTGTTTTGACGAATAATTCAATCTACATTTGTCTGTGTTTGACATTGTTATCTCTTTACGCTCAAGAATGTCACAAACAATGGCTATCCTTTGATGTCATTCATTTATCCCTAATTTTATTCGGGAAACAATTTGGAATGTTCCATGTACTGACAattgatattgttttattagcTTGTAGAATCTGTACGTTTGATCtcatttaccaaaaaaaaaaaaaaaaacaagaataaaAGTAAGATTATCATAACGTTTGTAACGTTATCGTCACAGCTTTCGGTAcgagaacgaacgaacgagaatAATCATTTTATTAACAAATTGTCAAACCAAAACCCGATGCGCTCTCTACTAACGCTTTTGTTTCTGGATGGTTAGCGGTGAAATCGTATGGAGGTAGTGCTTAATCACACAGTTTCACCTTTTATCTCGTTTGAGGTTTCAGTGGTTCCTATTTATTCCGTGCTGCTACTGCCAACCCCAGAATCGAAATGCTgcattgaagcaaaaaaaaaaaaaaagatgcttAATAATGCAACGACTACGAGTGGTGCTGTGAAAAATGTCCTTTTCTAACATGGGAACGAGTCCTCTGCaagtttctttgttttttttttttgtcgctttaACGTTTGttgaacgttttttttaacGCAATGCTTTAGGTCAGAGCGAGTAGGAAAAAAGGAGAAGGAAACAGAACAGTATCCTTGGCTCTAGAACGCACGAAAATGGAGCGAAATTCCTTCTGAAATATTTAACCCATTGAAGCCAAGAGCTACGGAATGTAACGAAAATTCATGTCACTTTATCTAAAACAATAGCTACCCATCCCGCTGTACTAGAAGCAGTACCGAGCTAATGTATGAATAAGTAAAAATGTTCCTACACACACTCGGGGTACACCTTCTAGCATTTATGCGGTAGGTTAATGTTGGATCGTTATTGATGAGGAAGAATAGCTTTGAATTATGGGGTAAGTAAAGCTGTTAAATAGCTATATTTTCCGTGCTGTACTATTATTATACAAAATACTTCAGTGAACCTTTGAGTTGTTGGATGTATGTAGAATATTTTAGATTTAGATTTATTTATGCTTCATttataattcatttttaacatATTAGAGAGACTGACAACTATTGTAGGTCTATAAGGGCAGGTCTCATGGTACTGTCGTCAATTCGCACgaattaacaacatgcccgttgtAGGTTCAAGACACGAATGGATCGTGCCATTGTAGGACTGAATAACCTGCTAGGAATAATCAATAAGTttactgaaagccaagtccaGAAGTGGTATAGACAGGCGTTGACCGAGAACGGTTGTTgggccaaagaagaagaagaagataactATTGTATTTGAGTATGGCATATGTATTTCACTATGATTTCTTTCAAAACACATTCGAGACCACGTTGAAATGGTATCGGTTTTATTTACAACACTCCGTGGTAGCATCACTTTCAGCATCCTGGTATCGCTTGTAGACGTGCTATatacatttcaattattttatccGTTTATGCGTCACAAGGGTGTTGTTTTTACTACGCGAAATAATTATATTGCTAAGGTTTTGCCGTTTTATTGCGATTGGTGAACAATCaatgaaaaccaaaaaagcatGTTTGTTAGGGTTTAAAACTAGCCGAACCAGACAAAAGGCATAACATAACAAAACGTCTTAAATATGATTGCATAACCCaaaatttaatgtattttGCATCCCCAGGGAAATCTTTAGCCAAGTTAAGTCAAGATGATACTAAAAAGTGCAGTTggtcaataataataatctaaGTAGTAAAATACGTATACGTAGTAGCATATTTAGTAAAACATTatataaaactaaaactatGATAAAACTCCCCAGAACTATAGCTTGATGGTGAGTGATATATTCCTCGCAATACttttcaaacattaaaaaataaagcaatacATAGACAATCTTGACGGAAATAAATTCTTGACCCCGTTGAAAATTAATTGTGATTGATTGCGGTTAAACATAATAATCTTAAAAGGCACATGCGATCCAGCAGGGACTGTGGTGGGCGTTAAAATTTCTTTCCATCAGTATCATGAATCATACTTTTACTTGACGTATTTCGCATTTCGCGAAGGACTGGTTATAGAACCATGGAACACAGACCGCTGTTAGACCACATGCATTGCCAACACGTTGACATTTGCCGGTTTACCTGCGTCAAAAGGATACGTTCGGCTAGTGGTGGGAGTAGGCAAAGTTTATTTCGATTATACCTATAAACTTCAGTTTATTGCAATGAAGGCGGTAGAAGCAATAAATATTGATTATGGCAATgtgcagcaaacacacacgagaGTAGTTGTATCAGGTAAATTTTCATATGTGACTTGCAAACAACGATTACTATGCTATCTAGTCTCGTTTTTGTGCTCCACGTTGTTGAAAATAGTtgcagaaaaaataaacaaaaccgaaacaTGTCACATGGAAATAAAATAGACTGTATTAATGGATGGCTGAAtgaagtaataaaaaataataataatacttgCTCAGAGTTGTTCCGAGTAATAGCGATTACTGAAGACTGATCGAACATTCCGTGaaatttttttataacatCCATTGGAAAAACGCACTTCAAAAATTCCACAATAACGAGAAATGTGCTTAAGATACTAATTACCTCCACATTGTAATAAAGGAAAACACTTCCGTTGTACTGAGCTTGTTAGGAAGTAATTATGTCTATACTATTAGGCAATCGAAAGTAACGAAAAGTAGCATTAAGTCTATCGCAATGCTCATCCGATTCCGGTCACTGTGTCTTCCCGGAAGCGCTTCGAGTTTACTAACGCAGTGAATCGTTTGAGAAATTATAGTTACTGATATACGCAATAATGCTTTGGGGTGTAGGTCTAGGGCCACAATACGTGTTTTTATCTACTATAGCTATATCGGTAGGATTCATGTTAAATAATTCCCAATGTCCAACGTATTGGGGTAACAATATCATACCTGGTAACGACGTAAACTTCCAAGGTTTGCTAACATACATAGAGTTAAAAGATTTCGGTTTAAGTCCTACGAATGACATCGAACACAACTACGGACTGTGTATGCAAACATTCGTTTCATATGAAAACGGTCGACTCAACGTTACAATCGTTTGCAATACACTCAACGAACATCAGAAGCAAAGCTCTACTGTCATTCAGTTGGATGTAGCTAATAAATCTGTGAAATACGTCCTGTTTGACGAAGTGCTGGAGGTTTTAATCTGTGATCCTTCCCGGCACAGGATGGGAGGAATTGCTGTTAATGCGTATGAGCAACTGTTGATAGCCCAATATAGCAACCTGTCTCAAGCGACCTACGACGGTGTGTGCAATTGTACCAGCCATATTGAAATAATAGCATTTTTGAACTATGCCGTGAGTGTTTCAAAGAGAGAAAATGAACCAGCAGAAACAACTAGCAATCTGCGTAGCTCTAAACTTCCAATCGTATGTTTGATAGTGGTGATAGTAACAGCGTTCGTTTCATCAAtgtgttgtttctttctttaagTAAAAAATGAATCTTTTTTCCAaatcctcttttttttcttatagtATCCGTTGACCATAAAAGATTCATGATTAGACATTCATTGAAGTATTGATTCGTCGCATATAAACATTAATAATCATCCTGGTAATTGGCACGTGGGGCTAGCTCATCAAAAGTAAGTTTGATCTTTAATTTACGCTCAATGTCATCATCCCCCAACTCACCACCTCAATACTTTGAGGGTCGGGGCTTTAATTTACATCAGAAACATTTGAGAGGTTAGGCAAATAGCTTTGTTCAGAAATTGCGAGTGTAATGTTTCTTTCGGTTAGAATTCTATACATGATGGTCTTGTTCGAAACAGTGACTAGTGATTGCAACGTGTCTGAAGTTTTAAAAATACCACAAGAGGATTTTGAAATTACAGGATCTCTTAGCTACCTTGCATTGAGTAGACTCCAGATAGAGTTtcagaaaatggaaaacattggAGCACATTGTTATAAAGCTTCAGTGAAATATTGCAAACCTGTAATGACAATGGAGTTCATCTGCAAACAAAGTGATGAGAGACCACAAAGTATATGGTTCATATGGAACGCGACGATAGTACGACCCACGTTTAAGCTAAATGATCGAACCAAACAGGGTCTATTTCTCTTCGACGTTTGCAATACGGAAAACGATGCAAATGGGTCGTTAGCTATCCGTTACAATTTAGACAAAAATGTTTGGGATAAATCTAACCCATTGATATCATACTATGGTTTGAAATGTGCATGTAATGTTGAAATGTTCCTGAAGATTTATTATGCAGAAAGAAAATCGTTTCCAAGGAAGCAATATGGGAAAGTAAACAATACTAGATACTATTGGATGTTAGCAATTGTTACTGTTACTGTGATGATTCTGGTAATTTATGCAGGTTatataaaaatcaaaccaaacttCGCATAGATCGGTTCGTTTACAGttgtaaattaaaaactaaTCCCACGCAGGATTCATTAACAAAACGATGAGATattgtaaaacataaaaatagctcaataaatataaatgattctggataacattttattacacATATTTGTTTGACTCCTGCTCGTCGTTCCTGCAAAAATTGGAACCTTATTCATGTTTCACATAATGACGCACATCATAGCTTAACACCAAACTTTGCCTCATAACGTTCCataaacttcctgtcaaaatGTTGCAACCAGTCGTCTTGCTCGTAATAGTCATAGGGCTGCAAAAGTGAAACGAGTCATCATCACACACTTCATTTGGACGTGCTTAGTTTTCCAAGACTTACCTCATCAGCAACGATCGTTGGTACGAAGGGAAGAGGCCGATGAACGTTATCTGTTTCGTTGGCAAACTCTTTGAACAACTTAGCTCCCTGTTGCCCTTGGCTGCAATTAACGACGGAGGTTTGGAACGACTCGTGTCCTTCCATGCACTTTTCGTAGAAACATTATgaggaaaaagcaaaaacacatgTTCAGTACCAagtttttgccattttgaaTGCACCACCGAAAGAATTTTATGCAACGACTGTTACCTGTTCGAAGCTAGTGCGGAAGTTTTTCATCAGACACGCCACCACCGAGTATGCCTTTTTGGGTGGCAGTTTTTTGAGAATGCAGccgtgcaaaatgttcagcTGACATTCTCGAGGTCCGTGCTGGCAATGATATTTGGGTTCTTCGTTGGGATGCTCCTCGATCTGCAACGGTGGGTGGAATGACACAGGTTATATTTTGTACGTACGCTCCGGTATGTGTCGATAAATACCCATGCCTTTCCAAAGGGCACCAGCCGAAGCTTCATTTCTTTTTGATGACGCAACCAGGAAGGGTACAGCTGATGAGTTATAAAAACCATGCTATCACTGCATAGAGTCTCGTAGTAGATGGTGACTGGCAGTTGATCAGTCTTGTTCAGATTGTTTGAGCTCTGAACATTGACATTATTGGTAGCGGCTGCTCTAACAGGGCACAGCAGCAAAAGGGAGCCAATTAATAGCGTTATGAATAGAAGCTCCAAAAAGGAATTAGCTGTATTTGGTCTCATTTTGCTTGTTGTGGAATAATATGTTCTGGAATTAGATAAAACAAGTAatttttaaatcttattcTCGTTGTGGCAAACACATATCGAAACAATTGCTTattaattcaattgaaactaTATCACGGCTAAAGAATACTTTACATTTTCACTCTTATTATTCTCAATCTGTTTTTCAACATCAGAAAATAACTATTCTTAAAGCCACGAATACATTTGACGTTACCTCTAGAAGCAAGAATGACAACAAATGAAACCACAACCCAATCACTCTGCTGATGAACCAACCAGTCCCAAGCTAATGAATCACTGGAGTACTTGGTATGGAATGCGTAATTGGATGCGTTTGTCTTGCACCTTGAGCATTTCGATTTCTATCAGGGtcaaaaagtaaacaaaagtgtaaagtgcgtaaacataaaacataaattgcaTTATTTGTATATGGTTTAAAGTATTTTCATAATACGTCATAGTTTGAGTTTAATATTTATTGTAATGATTTTAGCCCCTTTTTACTGCAACCAACGCCTACAGTGGTGGTCAATAAGCTACGATTTCATTATCTCTGTAATGGTTGAGATGTCGTCAGCTCTTGAGTGTCTGTAGTAACAACTGAAACAGATGATTGTTGCAGGAAACATCCGAGCTGACCTTTTGAACTGTTACCGTTATCATGTATTCATGTTGTCTAACGACCCTCGGAGAGGTTTGATAAGGTCTCGTAAAGAATTGTTATAATAGATGTGAAATAAGTAAAGCATGGGCTCGTGACTTGACTAGTCAATTTTCTTTATTGAAGAAGAGTATAAACAATAGAAATGTTCACTCGAGTTTTTTGAAAGGTTATTTTGGTTATTTTGTTGGAATTAAGACGGTAATTTGATTGGCTTTCGATTTTGAATTgcgttttttgcgttttttaattgctttatTTGTACGTCAAATCAGGGATGCATGGATCCGTATACATTTTACCTATTGGATCATAAAAGTTATGTTTTCATAGAATAAAGGCAGAACATGCAGTAACAGTATGATTAATGAGCATACTTATTGCACCCCTGTTATTACAGTGTTTCCCTCATCCTCCTGCCAACCTCAACCAGCCATATACACCTGCAACTTCCATTCTCATTTTTCATCTGCTGGCATGGGTAACAACTTTCCATGCTTCCGAAGTGCACATGATCAACGCTTCCGCAAAGTTGTATAAAGCACAGTCAATTACCTCTTTTGGACAAAATTTCTAACATGTGCATCCTGACTGCCCGGGTCCACCATCCGGTCAGTATCATTTCGCCAAAGGGCCCCTTAACACCAGCGACCAAGGATCCGAGTGTGCGGCATGACAAAGTTGGATAGTTAGGAAGTTATTTTCGTTACAAACGAGATGAAAACTAATATTTGTAATAAATAAACCGACCGTGTGATTCACCCGTGTGCATGCCCAGTACGGCCAAGGAAGCTGTGTCGTAAAATCTAGATAACAATGTCTGGAAGCTATTTTTCACACATATGCGTCACAGTCAAGACCCAAGCGCGCGCTCTGCTCGTAGGGTAAGTTGAAACTCGTTAGATGAAAACTTTCCGCACTGTCCGTGCTGCTGGACGGTTCGGTCGTGTAAGGGCCAGTAGCAAGTGCTGCTTGCATTGAAAGAATAGAACCGATTCCCGTTTCCTGTCTATTGATGAACGTATACCATCGTATCTTTTCTTCTCGTTATCTATTCATCATTTGCCCGCACATTGTCTCTTTGGCATAACATATTTACATGGCAGCCCTTTGTTTTTCCGTGCTACAAAGTTGAGATGAAAGCATGTGAGTTTTTGCAATATGCTGATGAAAACGATACGTGAGGCTAGGTAATGCAAGCCTACCAAATATAAGCCATTCTGATGTGCTGTTATCGTAAGCCACTAGCGAACAGTTCCTTTGTTGAGAGATGAGCGAGAGTTGAAGCACGGTTTGTATCGAGAAAGTACGCGCAACAAATATCTGCACAACATTATATCTATTGGACCAAGTGAACGGCGGCAGCCACCGAAAGTGATGTCTGCAAAGAGCTGCTGTCACTGTTAGGAAGGTGATAAAAGtgtgaaatttaaatttattgctaTCTTGCGACCTAGTTGGCTACTGCAGGCTCATAAATTGGGCGCGTCCCAGGTTTTTGCcttccattttgtttcattattagctggctgtagAGGTTCATATTTAGGGTAGCTTCTACTCTACCCGGAAGAGCAGTGTATAAAACAGTATTGTTTGGGAGCAAAAACTAAAAGTACACAGAAGCGAATTAAGCTCTACGGTAACTAAGCGGCTGCGTTGAAAAGGAATCCAACCCTGCCTTGAAAAAAAAGCTACTCAATCCTTCTCAGGTTGAGAATCCTTTCACTTCAGCAAGGCCTACATTCCTGAGACCGCTTAGAGCCTGTAAACAATCACTTTATAATTTGTTTATGTCTGTTCCTGTTTGGATTTATTAATCTTAAAGCTACCAATTTGGTTTCTTCAAGATTTGCTTCCAAATCCCGCACCAGACCTGTGCCGGGTATGCGTCACAACATTATGAACGTTCATCGTTGAATTAGGttcgtttgattttgattATAATTGGATtgtaattgtttattgttCTAATTAGCATTCGCATCAAACTAATTTGTGGAGCGTAATTATTTCAATGCCGCCTAGCCCAGAGACTAAATCATTGCCGAGGATGAGCTATTCTGGCCGACGATGATGCTGTCGGCGTGGAGAGCTAACGAGTTTATATAGTCGCATTTGTCGGATGGTTGGCCCTAGCACTAAATGTTGCAGCTAGAAGGATGCTTTCAATTATGGTGGATGATCAAACATGGGCGATGCCTAAATTGTATCATGATGCAGCTGTCAATAGTGGTGAAGGTGAAATATGAAATGTTGTTTGATCTCGGTGTGATGCTGGCGGCAATTCTCTTTCCCTcatattctttttctttgtccGCGTAATTTGTTCTACACCAATTGAAGTTAAACAGTGAGAAAATTATGCTTTATTAATTTCCATTCCtcctttttgtttcgatttcgATATTTTCCTTGTTGTTTCGTAGAGAAGAGAACTTTCTTCTATTGCTCTTCATTTTGCTTTGTTAGAAGAGTGTTGCATGCGCTCAATAAAAAATACGGTATAGACATTTAACATGCTTTTACATTAAACATAActgaaaacgaaagaaacttAAAATGCTATGCGTATATATTCTATTTCTTATtatatattttgaataaaacaattactttgcattcaaattcatttaGTAACAAATATGTCAATTCCATTCGATTTAACACGCATAAaagcaaatgtgcattttagcTTGAGGTAAATCAAACGTTCTTCAACCACGTACCTCGAAAGATCACAGAAAATCGAGTTCGATGCAAATAGATGCCATCTGTTTTGTTAAACATTTTCATCGCTCGCTGCGCGTCATTGCAGTCGGCTGCAAAGCCAGCATTAATCAATTGGATGCTGAAAAGACAAGCCTTACCGTGTAGTTTGCGCTGAAATGGATTAGTACAGTTACACTTCCGCAAGTGGACAGTTGGCAAAAACATTCaatgaaaacagaaaactATGGCTTCGTTGCGACAGTAGTCCAAGTGCACACGGAAACAGgcagtggtgtgtgtgttttaagctTGCCATTGACCATGTTTGCCCATCCCACCTGGGATCGACCTTTGTGAGCGAATAAGTGTGGTGCAACGAAAACATCAAACTGGAGTGCAGCGTGCATAAGTGGAACTGAATGGAATTCGGCACGGAAGCGTAACAGAGCAACAAAGTGAATTTGTTTGCAAGGAAATTAAAACGTTCATTTTATATGAACGATCGATGTGTGACGAGGGtatgattttttcttctatcgcCATGTTGGTTTGAAATTATGTGGAGAAGGTTATTGCAGTTCACTATGTCATTTGAATAAAGTTAACCGGAAGtagtaatataaaaaaaaatggtggtATTGTTTTCTTGGTTTGGTTGTTATCTGTTGTAACAATTTTTATTGGTGATGTGatataatttttaaacataaagGCCAGagtacattgtccgtactcgatGGTGTAATAtagattttcactagcgcatctggcggcggctgaccgaagcattttgccaaacaatttgcagCCGCTTTAGAAAATAAgttatttttctatgttttcttcttaaaCTGGACTgtaaaagctttgtaattgatagataaatatgtcGTGAcagtatttcagccattttcgcataataaataaaaaagaacttCTTGAATTTTAGATCCGACACGAcgattccctcgatgaccaaaacaGCATCCACCAGTCTTCGCCAGATGCGCTACTGAACATCGCAATTCGAAAACCCTAGCtagtacggacaatgtacccCGGCCTTAACAAACAATGAGAATGAAGAACATAGATAGGTTTTCTGATTGATATTCTCTCTGGGTTGTATCGAGAGCGACTATATCGTTATTCTTGTTATCCCTGTacgaactcattcgtaacttTTACCAGGTTTTTAAAGAAATCAATAACTCGCAAAATTTACAATTCAAATATGCACATTTTCTGTCTTTGACTCAGACAATATGAGTACAGACAACGTCGTAATGAAAACCATCACTACAGTCACAACCAAAACAAGTGTTTTGAAATCATTctgttgaatattttttcCTGTATGTCTGTTTACCTCCAACAACAATGATAGAGACACAAGGGAATAATATTACAGAAAACTGCTTTTAACAAGTaggtttcattttatttgatttttattattcttcaaTTCTATTCAATTCTTTTATGAATCAGGATGCAGCCTGACAAACAAACGATCTGAATCTGAATTGAATAGGAATAGTATAATCTATCATTGATTTATATCCTTATTCTCTTTCTCATTGCTTATTGCTGTCATAAAGCTTGG comes from the Anopheles coluzzii chromosome 2, AcolN3, whole genome shotgun sequence genome and includes:
- the LOC120952726 gene encoding GILT-like protein 2 isoform X1, which translates into the protein MLKNRLRIIRVKITYYSTTSKMRPNTANSFLELLFITLLIGSLLLLCPVRAAATNNVNVQSSNNLNKTDQLPVTIYYETLCSDSMVFITHQLYPSWLRHQKEMKLRLVPFGKAWIEEHPNEEPKYHCQHGPRECQLNILHGCILKKLPPKKAYSVVACLMKNFRTSFEQCMEGHESFQTSVVNCSQGQQGAKLFKEFANETDNVHRPLPFVPTIVADEPYDYYEQDDWLQHFDRKFMERYEAKFGVKL
- the LOC120952726 gene encoding GILT-like protein 2 isoform X2, whose product is MRPNTANSFLELLFITLLIGSLLLLCPVRAAATNNVNVQSSNNLNKTDQLPVTIYYETLCSDSMVFITHQLYPSWLRHQKEMKLRLVPFGKAWIEEHPNEEPKYHCQHGPRECQLNILHGCILKKLPPKKAYSVVACLMKNFRTSFEQCMEGHESFQTSVVNCSQGQQGAKLFKEFANETDNVHRPLPFVPTIVADEPYDYYEQDDWLQHFDRKFMERYEAKFGVKL